A DNA window from Oscarella lobularis chromosome 8, ooOscLobu1.1, whole genome shotgun sequence contains the following coding sequences:
- the LOC136190039 gene encoding inositol 1,4,5-trisphosphate receptor type 3-like isoform X1, whose amino-acid sequence MASAPDAQVHPVHYGDTISLYCDDGPGFVYTQVTSSAHVSVAVSVQRDRDMKNPAAVHETNPGLKNVHVVTFQILYPNKFKAQKRLLKMKEKMKEKYGSAPKSHLTSRELEELVQAEKKYVAEKDDNEQEQNRQRGRHLEYGQVVELLHTYTNQFLSVSTTATSQLEPSNMQMKLSSFGIKQSRFKVLPRYKVRSIGDKVMIGDQVQLESVKSEGQFLHCSRFLYRDKKSIEGPISTEEGSKELNLSATQSALTIMSHYSPQKDNPSNAVKAGSIIRLFHREVEAYLVAEGSFIEAEPVENVHLRLRPADQDRPRSLFPSTSAITYWQIELEKSSVTGEIIKWEQRCRLRHVCTRKYLCLTKEENSVTPVTSIDVHYTLSLTDDPGLSTVFRLFSVIQEVNAVCYDTYCRIEHPQSKQWLHALTDDYEKESMKATEKGKTSMEQLEWDGAKLKQIGSSDVMNYDDAFTIQEVEKEHVDILNHTAGMIPVIRQYIKDREEGRRALTRKTASRLDKGLRELGAFQIEKGEPVKARQKLLRNLRIIDLLVELLKLPRAKQEKEYQNHVLVCQAAYHVLEQYLVGNSRKNELYVAKYIPFFQGQIGQGLKAETMVMELVRDNRKIVDRVEESQIDRFVNFLTESRDYRFLDFLGVLCVCDGIAIPTNQNYVTKKLLQENQSVVYLTECGDSLSPARDPQMVYVSEDSGKIWTPLAQFAKGQEKNPSPRYLFLERQLDLFNQLCHGRNEYAINVITKELKYLTWKEAFLCLRSKELPNHLRAKYCNVIIGMFINVGENRSVLDKLCLSYVFNKVEAKPYSSAADDPKEAITGARMDFFPNIRDWIGKFLDENGNMKASEKGHNQLLTEVLRLLHYLVGYGYYANVDDIQRLLKPMLSVMDGRNDEPSPHAQDKALEDYRQTTRFVQSENNKEVVNAKHMAMEVIDLLFNFRFNIRLERFIYEFRRVSSGRDSAPLRPVLEPPTQLRRLLRMPSTRMHRLTGTEYAALVKSEAECKVLDDDHLATFARTQLEAILDESSFFENRELDLILKDLSRYQYDKMVIASMRLMSRYFSANSTLFDRAVQAQVLVHEKSIDTFHYIEKTLPVLRRLAAAKMTHEQELKMGEILDAYSRKCWIQSADGESAFESHKMNQTILYNFGILADIFDILEKEIDIDRKEYEGLREVFRKCFSLLQALARGNAVVQQRLYSRLDRLLTIRGAEAQMANALAEVFTGNQEMCMRIRNYQVQKIVGLLALHQQDASEFLDLLNAVVKIEELDLPLKRNQGFVMIAINQQRSKVCGILESSEAETRKSLLEEGDMSSPKLNYLLRLVDLLATCAEGENRFIESMCQNIFSIPELFEVLLNPDIIVACKRPYLRFFIWVYLNTASGQVESGAGDMDHDPDMWKFLDLVSRALGEIKTGLQGISQDVSKVRAMQKSLRLGPRSRTSATSERPKKMLRKQSTTSRILDEGFLSYFFDGVLPLLQVFYSDYFRSDPDNLDHRHEIGTSRVLADTLLGISSEIAQYVANKAQHRLMRRTVTAVLAQPALNLPDDSVSFLQKVAQFDMGGFGDRTMDVKSPALKQYEREHRSEEKLNYELNNFAINFKRAYQKRNMIRDQINVPIDEQYCEDEDDDEPLPLGKEFQDHVKAFCKHGTVVDPNGEKLVEQLCISYSSHELRTMSETERLQLERLSIRSLQVLRAIIHNQIVQVPELKEGFEVPKSYKVAMDSVETVQKSLNSFGAALKIIPLLSHHNDDIVRETLAFLSSLIYRGNPQVQNSFEDYFLHTREERFFIDIQGRLKRSAVATRERRALLSQHKAKVEKSKKMAETLRERTQGKTTGEKMGYAAMGKAEDEIEMEEIAMKAGVAADEVKGEPSPDHLRFRDDGYIEIVLRIMGYMCDGHHRVLQDYLREQPDNIKSLNLVSEVCTYLHLFYNAIDEDNIPLVIQLFNTLVEFASGNQDNQATLFDHQIIDMINDVMRMEMTRFADSDHVDDAYDLKQSAMDLLSAMVERNDDKTKRLAKEILETIHIDALYESMTTFQTVAEETPGDEGEAARRLAFTIEHVLKRFRDFGGVLYGKKWKFRHKISQEETVAEKELDNKTMSVEILDGDELHKVYFRVKDQSALREEVKETLKWNISRDSPTDKLRDFLEWGRDIQKDIQYQKKVRSHWLASLFVLGNSFWYWMVLLLTLALNVFVLSTWNAPENLFQHRPHVETSYFYPVLYSLGGLHLFFSLCMLITFYIANAHNFVLPSFLYSLLRKKRPEDSHSSINILGLRSLFYLLFVAASVLSLFFDGFFYCFHLFIIIVNNDILLRVLQSVTRNGVSLLWVAAMMLIIIYVYSVVAFAFLRQSFDRNEGLYCENLGQCFVTSLKFGLLSGGGLGEALAPKTYSFFEPGLRIFFDLSYFIVITIIALNIVFGIIVDTFSELRDDKWKAQNDMASVCFICGNPSFEFEKRGNGFEHHVKNEHNMWAYLFYFIHLSEKLHNDYTSIESHVAEKLKKDEIDFFPLNKAICLSDTEDASIEQIQELKNMIQQLLDRHQREDANLRRRQERHEQALWERRQGLARGLTVGTSVDDDDDNEVTTI is encoded by the exons ATGGCATCCGCTCCCGATGCCCAAGTTCATCCCGTTCATTACGGGGATACAATCAGTCTCTATTGCGATGACGGACCCGGTTTCGTGTACACGCAAGTGACGAG TTCGGCTCacgtttccgtcgccgtAAGCGTGCAGCGTGATCGCGATATGAAAAATCCAGCCGCCGTCCACGAAACGAATCCCGGTCTCAAAAACGTTCACG TGGTAACCTTTCAAATTCTCTACCCGAACAAGTTCAAAGCGCAAAAACGCCTACTAAagatgaaggagaagatgaaggaaAAATACGG ATCAGCGCCCAAGAGTCATCTGACCTCGAGAGAGTTAGAGGAGCTCGTTCAAGCGGAA AAAAAGTATGTAGCCGAGAAGGACGACAATGAACAAGAGCAAAATCGACAGAGAGGACGTCACTTGGAATATGGACAAGTAGTGGAG tTGCTACACACGTACACcaatcaatttctttcaGTCAGTACCACTGCTACGTCGCAATTGGAACCAAGCAACATGCAG atgaAACTGAGCTCGTTTGGAATCAAACAGTCTCGTTTCAAAGTGCTACCTCGATACAAAGTCAGATCTATTGGTGACAAA GTGATGATTGGTGATCAAGTTCAACTGGAAAGTGTCAAATCAGAAGGACAATTTCTTCACTGCAGTCGTTTTCTGTACAGAGACAAGAAATCAATTGAGGGTCCAATATCAACGGAAGAAGGAAG CAAAGAGCTCAACTTGTCAGCTACTCAATCAGCGCTGACAATTATGTCCCATTATTCTCCACAAAAAGACAATCCTTCCAATGCTGTCAAG GCTGGCAGTATTATTCGATTATTTCATCGTGAAGTCGAAGCTTATCTTGTAGCCGAAGGCAGTTTTATTGAAGCAGAGCCTGTTGAAAACG TTCATTTGAGACTTCGTCCCGCCGATCAAGATCGTCCAAGAAGTTTGTTTCCGTCAACGAGTGCCATAACCTATTGGCAAATTGAGCTTGAAAAATCGTCAGTCACAG GTGAAATAATCAAATGGGAACAAAGATGTCGTCTTCGACACGTGTGCACTCGCAAATATCTTTGTctgacgaaagaagagaataGCGTGACTCCTGTCACATCAATTGATGTTCATTACACg cTCAGTTTGACTGATGATCCTGGACTTTCGACcgtctttcgtcttttttccgtTATTCAG GAAGTGAATGCCGTTTGCTACGACACATACTGTCGCATTGAACATCCCCAGAGCAAACAGTGGCTCCACGCACTCACAG ATGACTACGAAAAAGAATCGATGAAAGCGAcggaaaaaggcaaaacgAGTATGGAACAATTGGAATGGGACGGTGCAAAATTGAAACAG ATTGGctcttctgacgtcatgaaCTACGATGACGCCTTCACCATTCAAGAAGTGGAAAAGGAGCACGTGGACATTCTCAATCACACGGCCGGAATGATTCCCGTCATCCGCCAATACATCAAAGAT AGAGAAGAAGGGCGTCGAGCTCTCACTCGAAAAACAGCGTCAAGACTTGACAAG GGTTTGCGCGAACTTGGAGCCTTTCAAATTGAGAAAGGAGAACCTGTAAAGGCGCGACAAAAATTGCTTAGAAATCTTCGA ATCATTGATTTGCTCGTCGAATTGCTCAAACTTCCTCGTGCCAAGCAGGAAAAAGA ATATCAGAATCACGTGCTCGTCTGCCAAGCAGCCTATCACGTCTTGGAGCAATACTTAGTAGGAAACAGTCGCAAAAATGAACTCTACGTCGCCAAGTACATTCCGTTTTTTCAAGGCCAG ATTGGCCAAGGCTTGAAAGCTGAGACGATGGTTATGGAATTGGTGCGCGACAACAG aaaaattgtTGATCGTGTTGAAGAATCGCAAATAGATCGCTTTGTGAATTTCCTAACCGAAAGCAGG GATTATCGTTTCCTCGACTTTCTCGGCGTTTTGTGCGTTTGTGACGGAATAGCAATTCCAACAAACCAAA ATTACGTGACGAAAAAACTCCTCCAAGAAAACCAA TCGGTTGTGTATCTCACCGAATGTGGCGATTCATTGTCTCCCGCTCGAGATCCGCAAATGGTCTACGTTTCGGAAGACAGCGGAAAAATTTGGACTCCCTTGGCTCAATTTGCCAAAGGCCAA gaaaaaaatcctaGTCCAAGATATCTTTTCCTTGAAAGGCAATTGGATCTGTTCAATCAACTCTGTCAT GGAAGAAACGAATACGCAATCAATGTCATCACCAAA GAGCtgaaatatttgacatggAAGGAAGCGTTTCTCTGTCTCAGATCCAAAGAACTTCCCAATCATCTTCGAGCTAAATATTGCAACGTCATCATTG GAATGTTTATCAACGTCGGGGAAAATCGATCCGTTTTAGATAAACTCTGTCTTTCCTAC GTGTTTAACAAAGTTGAGGCGAAACCCTACTCATCTGCGGCTGATGATCCCAAAGAGGCAATAACTGGAGCACGAATGGACTTTTTCCCCAATATTCGAGATTGGATTGGGAAATTTTTGGATGAAAATGGG aaTATGAAAGCGTCGGAAAAAGGCCACAATCAACTTTTGACCGAAGTGCTTCGACTCTTGCACTATCTCGTCGGCTACGGATACTACGCGAATGTGGACGACATTCAAAGACTTCTTAAGCCAATGCTGAGCGTCATGGACGGTCGAAATGACGAGCCTTCTCCACACG CCCAAGACAAAGCGTTGGAGGATTACAGACAAACGACGCGTTTTGTACAGAGCGAAAATAACAAAGAAGTCGTCAACGCAAAACACATGGCCATGGAAGTTATTGAtcttctcttcaatttccGATTTAATATTCGTCTCGAA CGTTTCATTtacgaatttcgtcgcgtttcgtcagGCCGCGATTCAGCTCCACTTCGTCCAGTCCTTGAACCTCCGACTCAACTCCGACGATTGCTTCGCATGCCATCGACACGTATGCACAGATTGACGGGG aCGGAATACGCTGCTCTTGTAAAGTCTGAAGCCGAGTGCAAAGTTTTGGATGATGATCA CCTTGCCACGTTTGCTCGTACTCAACTTGAAGCGATTTTGGACGAGAGTTCGTTTTTCGAAAACAGAGAATTGGACTTGATTCTCAAAGATCTCTCACGTTATCAATACGATAAAATGGTCATTGCTTCAATGAGACTGATGAGTCGATATTTTTCAGCAAATAGCACGCTCTTTGATCGAGCCGTTCAAGCACAG GTCCTCGTTCACGAGAAATCAATTGATACGTTTCATTACATTGAGAAAACGTTGCCAGTGCTCAGACGACTGGCGGCGGCAAAAATGACGCACGAACAGGAACTCAAAATGGGAGAAATTCTCGACGCCTACAGccg AAAATGTTGGATTCAGTCCGCCGACGGTGAATCGGCTTTTGAATCGCACAAAATGAATCAAACCATTCTTTATAATTTTG GAATCCTTGCCGACATTTTTGACATTCTCGAAAAAGAGATCGACATTGATCGAAAGGAATACGAAGGATTACGTGAAGTGTTTCGCAAATGTTTTTCACTGCTTCAAGCGCTCGCTCGAggaaacgccgtcgttcaGCAGAGACTCTATAGCCGACTCGATCGGCTGCTAACGATTCGCGGTGCCGAGGCTCAAATGGCTAATGCCCTTGCCGAAGTTTTTACAGGAAATCAAGAAATGTGCATGAGGATTCGAAATTATCAG gtTCAAAAAATTGTTGGTCTACTCGCACTTCATCAGCAAGATGCAAGCGAGTTTTTGGATCTTCTCAACGCTGTCGTCAAG ATTGAAGAATTGGATTTACCGTTGAAACGAAATCAGGGATTTGTGATGATAGCCATCAATCAACAACGCTCCAAAGTGTGTGGAATTCTCGAATCATCCGAAGCGGAAACGCGAAAAAGTTTGCTCGAAGAAGGAGACATGTCCAGTCCCAAATTGAATTATCTCCTCCGACTCGTCGATCTTTTGGCCACGTGTGCCGAA ggtGAGAATCGTTTTATTGAATCCATGTgtcaaaatattttcagCATTCCTGAGCTATTTGAG GTTCTATTGAATCCTGATATCATTGTCGCTTGCAAGAGACCGTACCTTCGCTTTTTCATTTGGGTCTACCTAAACACGGCGAGCGGACAAGTGGAGAGCGGCGCAGGCGATATGGACCACGACCC AGACATGTGGAAATTTCTTGATCTCGTCAGCAGAGCTCTCGGCGAAATCAAAACGGGCCTTCAAGGCATTTCGCAAGACGTATCCAAAGTGCGTGCCATGCAGAAAAGCCTTCGACTTGGCCCAAGATCACGAACGTCCGCGACGTCTGAACGTCCAAAAAAAATGCT GCGAAAACAAAGCACAACTAGTCGAATTTTGGACGAAGGATTTTTGTCGTATTTCTTTGACGGAGTCCTCCCCCTGCTTCAG gTTTTCTATTCGGATTATTTCCGGTCGGATCCGGACAATCTCGATCATCGGCACGAAATCGGCACGTCGCGCGTTCTCGCCGACACTCTGCTCGGCATTTCAAGCGAAATCGCTCAATACGTCGCTAACAAAGCCCAACATCGATTGATGCGACGCACCGTGACGGCTGTCTTGGCTCAGCCCGCATTGAATCTCCCCGACGAT tctgtttcttttctacagAAAGTAGCTCAGTTTGACATGGGCGGTTTTGGAGATCGAACAATGGACGTCAAAAGTCCGGCACTCAAG cAATATGAGAGAGAGCATCGCTCTGAAGAGAAGCTCAACTATGAACTGAACAATTTTGCAATCAATTTCAAGCGAGCCTATCAGAAGCGAAACATGATACGAGATCAAATTAACGTTCCAATTGACGAAC AATAttgcgaagacgaagacgacgacgagccgttGCCGCTCggaaaagaatttcaagATCACGTGAAGGCATTTTG CAAACATGGCACGGTCGTCGATCCTAACGGGGAAAAATTGGTCGAGCAACTCTG CATTTCGTACAGTAGCCACGAGTTGCGGACCATGAGCGAAACGGAACGGCTTCAACTTGAGCGTCTCAGCATTCGTTCGCTCCAAGTTCTACGCGCTATCATTCACAATCAAATCGTTCAAGTTCCCGAACTCAAAGAAGGTTTTGAAGTGCCCAAAAGCTACAAAGTCGCCATGGATTCGGTGGAAACGGTTCAAAAGTCTCTCAATTCCTTTGGCGCTGCATTGAAA ATTATTCCACTTTTGTCTCATCACAATGACGATATTGTTCGCGAGACGTTGGcctttctttcgtcgctcaTTTATCGCGGAAATCCTCAAGTTCAAAATAGCTTCGAGGATTATTTTCTTCAtacgagagaagagagattCTTTATTGACATACAAGGACGCCTTAAACGCTCGGCCGTCGCTACTAGGGAAAG GAGAGCTTTGCTATCTCAGCACAAAGCTAAAGtagagaaatcaaagaaaatg gCTGAGACGCTGAGGGAAAGAACTCAAGGAAAGACGACTGGCGAAAAG ATGGGATACGCGGCTATGGGAAAGGCTGaggacgaaatcgaaatggAGGAAATTGCTATGAAAGCG GGTGTTGCGGCTGATGAAGTGAAGGGGGAACCGTCACCCGATCATCTCCGCTTCCGAGACGACGGCTACATTGAAATTGTCTTGAGAATAATGGGCTACATGTGCGACGGACATCACAGGGTCTTGCAA GACTATTTGCGAGAGCAGCCAGACAATATCAAATCGTTGAATCTCGTGTCGGAAGTTTGCACTTATCTCCATCTCTTCTATAATGCCATTGACGAAGATAATATTCCTCTCGTTATTCAATTGTTTAATactctcgtcgaatttgccAGC GGAAATCAAGACAATCAAGCGACTCTATTCGATCATCAGATCATCGACAtgatcaatgacgtcatgcgaATGGAAATGACTCGTTTTGCTGATTCCGATCATGTCGACGACGCCTACGATCTCAAACAGTCGGCCATGGATCTTCTTTCAGCGATGGTtgagagaaacgacgacaaaacaaaGCGATTAGCCAAAGAAATTCTCGAGACGATTCACATTGATGCGCTCTACGAAAGCATGACCACGTTTCAAACAGTTGCTGAAGAAACG cctGGTGATGAAGGAGAAGCCGCTCGTCGATTGGCCTTTACAATTGAACACGTTTTGAAGCGTTTCAGGGATTTTGGTGGCGTTCTTTACGGAAAAAAAT GGAAATTTCGTCACAAGATTTCGCAAGAGGAAACCGTCGCCGAAAAGGAGCTCGACAACAAGACAATGTCTGTTGAAATTCTCGATGGAGACGAGTTGCATAAAGTCTACTTTCGAGTCAAAGATCAG AGCGCACTTCGAGAGGAAGTGAAGGAGACGCTCAAATGGAACATATCTCGCGACAGTCCCACTGACAAATTACGCGATTTCTTGGAATGGGGCCGAGATATTCAAAAAGACATACAATATCAG AAAAAAGTTCGCAGTCATTGGCTTGCTTCGCTGTTCGTATTGGGAAA TTCCTTTTGGTATTGGATGGTTTTGCTTCTCACCTTGGCTCTAAACGTTTTTGTTCTCTCCACGTGGAACGCTCCTGAAAATCTTTTCCA acATCGTCCTCACGTAGAGACAAGTTACTTTTATCCTGTCCTCTACTCCCTCGGCGGCTTGCATTTGTTTTTCAGTCTCTGCATGCTGATTACATTCTACATAGCAAACGCTCACAACTTTGTTCTGCCCTCCTTCCTCTATTCCCTATT GAGAAAGAAGCGTCCTGAAGACAGCCACTCGTCCATCAACATCCTCGGATTGAGGAGTTTGTTTTACCTG CTGTTTGTCGCCGCTTCGGTCCTGTCTTTATTCTTTGATGGCTTTTTCTACTGCTTCCACCTGTTCATCATTATCGTCAACAACGACATTCTACTGCGTGTGCTCCAATCAGTAACGAGAAACG GAGTGTCTTTGCTATGGGTCGCAGCGATGATGTTAATCATCATCTATGTCTATTCTGTCGtcgcctttgccttcttgcGTCAGTCATTTGATCGCAACGAGGGTCTCTACTGCGAAAATCTCGGCCAATGTTTTGTCACGAGTCTCAAATTTGGTTTGTTGAGTGGCGGGGGATTGGGCGAAGCTCTCGCGCCAAAGACGTACAGTTTCTTCGAACCGGGACTGAGAATATTCTTTGATCTCTCCTACTTCATCGTCATTACGATCATAGCACTGAACATCGTCTTTGGTATCATTGTCGATACGTTTTCCGAATTGCGAGATGACAAG tGGAAAGCTCAGAACGACATGGCTAGCGTCTGCTTTATTTGCGGCAATCCGAGTTTTGAATTTGAGAAAAGAGGCAAT GGGTTTGAACATCACGTGAAGAATGAGCACAATATGTGGGCTTATCTCTTCTATTTTATTCACCTGAGTGAGAAACTGCACAATGATTATACGTCAATTGAAAGTCACGTGGCAGAGAAA ctcaaaaaagacgaaattgatttctttcctCTAAATAAGGCAATCTGCCTGTCCGACACGGAAGATGCGAGCATCGAGCAAATACAGGAGTTGAAAAATATGATCCAACAGCTTTTGGATCGTCACCAAAGAGAG GATGCTaatctccgtcgccgtcaagaAAGACACGAACAGGCTCTTTGGGAAAGGAGACAAGGACTCGCTAGAGGATTAACTGTTGGTACTAGCGTGG atgacgatgacgacaacgaagttacgacaatttga